Proteins from one Romboutsia sp. CE17 genomic window:
- a CDS encoding lysophospholipid acyltransferase family protein, which yields MNFYKFITKVFKVFSKVFFKYRVIGAENIPDEGNLIIAANHKSNLDPIFIAAAIENREVAAVAKKELFKFKPLGYILEKLNVIPINRDNPDISTIKNILKSIKNGYVLGIFPEGTRIKEPGFGDAKAGLSMFAIKGKASVVPISIISNYKFLNRVTLYIDKPISFEEYYREKLTTKDYERLSQNVLEVIKENYYINSK from the coding sequence ATGAATTTTTATAAGTTTATAACAAAAGTGTTTAAGGTTTTTTCTAAAGTCTTTTTTAAGTATAGGGTTATAGGTGCAGAAAATATACCTGATGAAGGGAATTTAATAATTGCAGCTAATCACAAGTCAAATTTAGACCCTATATTTATTGCTGCAGCAATTGAAAATAGAGAAGTAGCAGCAGTAGCTAAAAAAGAACTATTTAAGTTTAAGCCTTTAGGATATATTTTAGAAAAATTAAATGTTATTCCTATTAATAGAGATAATCCTGATATATCAACAATAAAAAATATTTTAAAAAGTATAAAAAATGGTTATGTATTAGGAATATTTCCAGAAGGAACAAGGATTAAAGAGCCTGGATTTGGAGATGCTAAAGCTGGTTTATCAATGTTTGCTATAAAGGGAAAAGCTTCAGTAGTTCCAATATCAATAATATCTAATTATAAGTTCCTTAATAGAGTTACATTATATATAGACAAGCCAATATCATTTGAAGAGTACTACAGAGAAAAACTTACAACAAAAGATTATGAAAGACTGTCTCAAAATGTATTAGAGGTTATAAAAGAAAACTATTATATTAATTCAAAATAG
- the cmk gene encoding (d)CMP kinase → MNNLVIAVDGPAGAGKSTIAKIIADKLNINYIDTGAMYRAITYKCLKNNIDINNEDEVIKVAQNTEIDFRDNNLYLDKEIVKDEIRTMEVSNNVSNVAKIKEVRYLMVDVQREIGKRNSVILDGRDIGSYVFPNADYKFFLIATPEERGMRRFKELTEKGYETSLEEIIKDIIKRDEIDSNREFAPLVKAEDAIEIDTTGKTITEVVDCVLSQINL, encoded by the coding sequence ATGAATAATTTAGTAATAGCAGTAGATGGACCAGCAGGAGCCGGAAAAAGTACTATAGCGAAAATAATTGCAGATAAATTGAATATAAACTATATAGATACAGGTGCTATGTATAGAGCTATAACTTATAAGTGTTTAAAAAATAATATAGATATAAATAATGAAGATGAGGTAATAAAGGTTGCCCAAAATACAGAAATAGATTTTAGAGATAATAACTTATATTTAGATAAAGAAATAGTTAAAGATGAAATAAGAACAATGGAAGTTAGCAACAATGTATCAAATGTAGCTAAAATCAAAGAAGTTAGATATCTTATGGTAGATGTTCAAAGAGAAATAGGTAAAAGAAATTCTGTAATATTAGATGGTAGAGATATAGGATCATATGTATTCCCAAATGCAGATTATAAGTTCTTTTTAATAGCTACACCTGAAGAAAGAGGTATGAGACGTTTTAAAGAACTTACAGAAAAAGGATATGAAACATCTTTAGAAGAAATAATAAAAGATATTATTAAAAGAGATGAAATAGACTCAAACAGAGAATTTGCTCCTTTAGTGAAAGCAGAAGATGCTATAGAAATAGATACTACTGGAAAGACAATAACTGAAGTAGTTGATTGTGTATTGTCTCAGATAAATCTTTAA
- a CDS encoding 4-hydroxy-3-methylbut-2-enyl diphosphate reductase — MDVKIAKNAGFCFGVKRAMNMAWNELEERENGIYALGPLIHNKQAVSKYEEKGLMTVDDLSNIPSNESVIIRSHGVGEEVYTKSKERDITVIDTTCPFVRKIHNIAKDFNEKGYKIIVIGDKKHPEVIGINGWCNNEAIIIKTLDEIETINFDPNEKYCVVFQTTINLDLYDSVVDKLSEKINNVVFKNTICSATKERQQSARELAREVDCMVVIGGKHSSNTQKLVNICSDIVPTFSIETKEELNKDDFSKYKVVGVTAGASTPEWIITEVIEFLESI, encoded by the coding sequence ATGGATGTTAAAATAGCTAAGAATGCCGGTTTTTGCTTTGGTGTAAAAAGAGCTATGAACATGGCATGGAATGAACTAGAAGAAAGAGAAAATGGTATATATGCATTAGGTCCACTTATTCATAATAAACAAGCAGTATCTAAATATGAAGAAAAAGGACTTATGACAGTTGATGACTTAAGTAATATTCCATCTAATGAAAGTGTAATAATTAGATCTCATGGTGTGGGAGAAGAAGTATACACAAAATCTAAAGAAAGAGATATTACAGTTATAGATACAACTTGTCCATTTGTAAGAAAAATCCATAATATAGCTAAAGATTTTAATGAAAAAGGTTATAAAATAATCGTTATTGGCGATAAGAAACATCCTGAAGTTATAGGTATAAATGGATGGTGTAATAATGAAGCTATTATTATAAAAACCTTAGATGAAATTGAAACTATTAACTTTGATCCTAATGAAAAGTACTGCGTAGTATTTCAAACAACTATTAACTTAGATTTATATGATTCTGTGGTTGATAAGCTTTCAGAAAAAATAAATAATGTTGTATTTAAAAATACTATATGTTCTGCTACTAAAGAAAGACAACAATCAGCTAGAGAATTAGCTAGAGAAGTTGATTGTATGGTTGTTATAGGTGGTAAGCATAGTTCTAACACTCAAAAATTAGTAAATATATGTAGTGATATTGTACCTACGTTTTCTATAGAAACTAAAGAAGAATTAAATAAAGATGATTTTTCTAAATATAAAGTTGTAGGTGTTACAGCTGGTGCATCTACACCTGAATGGATAATTACAGAGGTTATTGAATTTTTAGAATCGATTTAA
- a CDS encoding leucine-rich repeat domain-containing protein — MTKTNCNNWIDRHLKSCLAKRFNKTEDEITKEFLVTLREINLSDQNIKSLSGIEYAKNLTSLVLNNNNIKDANMLSELIKLQNLELNENRIEDLSFLKKLTKLRSLSLDSNNICNIPNLSDLKNLNLMNISNNRVQDFSFVNKLSNKAIKIIASDQFIYLNPISVDIGDSYIFNLEMPLDDDNSILYDNVQVTGDYEEFYTDKRPSFLYSISEVKIRNICSNCVIKADFYHEVLFSKSVVLSGVLIQPLILNSTPSSFNLECEETNLYSISGKICFDNNDNIKNKIVTIIDSEGNKYYSTTDLQGRYRFNNLKEDRYTLLFPFLNDYEYITPSLYVINLKEKKSINIDAFISPK, encoded by the coding sequence TTGACTAAAACAAATTGCAATAATTGGATTGATAGACACTTAAAATCGTGTTTAGCTAAAAGATTTAATAAGACAGAAGATGAAATAACTAAAGAATTTTTAGTTACATTAAGAGAAATAAATTTATCTGATCAAAACATAAAAAGTCTTTCTGGTATAGAATATGCAAAGAATTTAACTAGCTTGGTATTAAATAATAATAATATAAAAGATGCTAATATGCTAAGTGAACTAATAAAATTACAAAACTTAGAATTAAACGAAAATAGAATAGAAGATTTATCTTTTTTAAAAAAATTAACAAAGCTTAGATCTTTAAGCTTAGATTCTAATAATATATGTAATATTCCTAACTTATCAGATTTAAAAAATTTAAACCTAATGAATATATCAAACAACCGTGTACAAGATTTTTCTTTTGTAAATAAATTATCTAATAAAGCCATAAAAATTATAGCCAGCGATCAATTTATTTATTTAAATCCAATATCTGTTGACATAGGTGATAGTTATATATTTAACCTGGAAATGCCACTGGATGACGATAATTCAATATTATATGATAATGTACAAGTTACAGGTGACTATGAAGAATTCTACACAGACAAAAGGCCTTCATTTTTATATTCAATCTCAGAAGTTAAAATAAGGAACATATGTTCTAATTGCGTAATAAAAGCAGATTTTTATCACGAAGTTCTATTTTCTAAATCAGTAGTCTTGAGTGGTGTTTTAATTCAACCACTAATATTAAATTCAACGCCATCTTCTTTCAATTTAGAATGTGAAGAAACTAATTTATATTCAATATCTGGCAAAATTTGTTTTGATAACAATGATAATATAAAAAATAAAATTGTTACAATTATAGATTCTGAGGGTAATAAATATTATAGTACTACTGACTTACAGGGAAGATATAGATTTAATAATTTAAAAGAAGATAGATATACTCTATTATTTCCATTTTTAAATGATTATGAATATATAACTCCTAGTTTATATGTAATAAACTTAAAAGAGAAGAAATCTATAAATATAGATGCTTTTATTTCTCCAAAGTAG
- a CDS encoding YitT family protein, whose product MKNSKLNIGDVLILIIGCLLMSVSINMFFNPHDIAPGGLTGVSILVNTLTGLPIWLINISIDLPLFIFAFRILSKKDSIKTALGIAFLTSSLKITENLSYVHVTDDVLLSTISGAILMGISLGLIFRINGSTGGTDLIGLLANKFMPSLSVPKLMGMADGVIVILSGVVSQKLEIALYSAIALYIIVKVSDIMVEGINTSSSFTIISDKYKEIGIAINEELERGATILKGEGFYTNNEKNVLLVVVSKKQVVTLKKLVKSIDENAFIIINDIYEALGEGFKQI is encoded by the coding sequence GTGAAAAATTCAAAATTAAATATTGGTGATGTACTTATATTGATTATTGGTTGCTTACTAATGTCAGTTTCTATTAATATGTTTTTTAATCCACATGATATAGCACCAGGTGGGTTAACTGGTGTATCTATATTAGTAAATACCTTAACAGGTTTACCAATTTGGTTAATTAATATAAGTATTGATTTACCACTTTTTATATTTGCATTTAGAATACTAAGTAAAAAAGACTCCATAAAAACTGCTTTAGGGATTGCTTTTCTTACTTCATCATTAAAAATAACAGAAAATTTAAGTTATGTTCATGTAACAGATGACGTTTTATTATCTACCATATCAGGTGCTATTTTAATGGGGATTTCACTTGGCCTTATATTTAGAATTAATGGTAGTACAGGTGGTACAGATTTAATCGGGTTACTTGCAAATAAATTTATGCCATCTCTTAGTGTACCTAAGCTTATGGGAATGGCTGATGGAGTAATTGTTATACTTTCAGGTGTTGTTAGCCAAAAGTTAGAAATAGCGCTTTATTCTGCTATAGCCTTATATATAATAGTTAAGGTAAGTGACATAATGGTAGAAGGTATAAATACATCTAGTTCATTTACTATTATATCAGACAAATATAAAGAGATTGGTATAGCTATTAATGAAGAGTTAGAAAGAGGAGCTACAATTTTAAAAGGTGAAGGTTTTTATACTAATAATGAAAAAAATGTTCTACTTGTTGTAGTTTCAAAAAAACAAGTTGTTACACTTAAGAAGCTTGTAAAAAGTATAGATGAAAATGCATTTATTATAATTAATGATATATACGAAGCGCTAGGTGAAGGTTTTAAGCAAATATAA
- a CDS encoding NAD(P)/FAD-dependent oxidoreductase, with the protein MSKVIVVGGGPSGMMAALTASKQHEVILIERNNELGKKLKLTGGGRCNITNYRDIEEFFEKVVNNKKFLYSSFYTFTNIDLLNYFSSKNLEYKIEEHNDNKVYTKSDKAEEVIDILRNDLINNNVKIMYNTKIVDLIIEDNNIKGVITQDNKKIYSDKVIISTGGKSFENTGSDGLMYEILKKYNHTINTLYPALSPLTIQESWIKSLQGIALQKVEISCKIKKKKISKIGDMLFAHFGITGPVVLIMSSYINKLLEKEKVTLTIDCIPNISIDELSKLLRENPNKNVINNLKGILPQNFLKEVFEVLNLTDKKANELSKKDENRILEYLKNMQLTCNGCLGIKSSMVTSGGVSVKEVNSSTMESKIINNLYFTGEVIDIDAETGGYNLQIAFSTGYLAGLSV; encoded by the coding sequence ATGTCAAAAGTTATTGTAGTTGGCGGTGGACCAAGTGGTATGATGGCTGCACTTACAGCATCTAAACAACATGAAGTTATTTTAATCGAACGAAATAATGAACTTGGTAAAAAACTTAAATTAACTGGTGGTGGTAGATGTAATATCACTAACTATAGAGATATAGAAGAGTTTTTTGAAAAAGTAGTAAATAATAAAAAGTTTTTATATAGTAGCTTTTACACATTTACAAATATAGATTTATTAAATTATTTTAGCTCAAAAAATTTAGAGTATAAGATAGAAGAACATAATGACAACAAGGTTTATACTAAAAGTGATAAAGCAGAAGAAGTTATAGATATACTTAGAAATGATTTAATAAACAATAACGTTAAAATAATGTATAACACAAAAATAGTAGATCTTATAATAGAAGATAATAATATAAAGGGTGTTATAACGCAAGATAATAAAAAAATATATTCAGATAAAGTAATAATATCTACAGGTGGCAAAAGCTTTGAAAATACAGGTTCAGATGGTTTAATGTATGAAATTTTAAAAAAGTATAATCACACAATAAATACTTTATATCCAGCTCTTTCACCTTTAACAATACAAGAAAGTTGGATAAAAAGTTTACAAGGAATAGCACTTCAAAAAGTTGAAATTTCATGTAAAATTAAAAAGAAAAAAATATCTAAAATAGGAGATATGTTATTTGCTCATTTTGGAATAACAGGACCGGTAGTATTAATAATGTCATCATACATAAATAAATTATTAGAGAAAGAAAAAGTTACTTTGACTATTGACTGTATACCGAATATAAGTATAGACGAATTATCAAAGTTATTAAGGGAGAACCCAAATAAAAATGTTATTAATAATTTAAAAGGTATATTACCTCAAAACTTTTTAAAAGAAGTTTTTGAAGTACTTAATTTAACAGATAAAAAAGCAAATGAATTATCTAAAAAAGATGAAAATAGAATACTTGAGTATTTAAAAAATATGCAACTTACTTGTAATGGATGTTTAGGTATAAAATCATCAATGGTGACAAGTGGAGGAGTATCTGTAAAAGAAGTAAACTCATCTACGATGGAATCAAAAATAATAAACAATCTATACTTTACTGGAGAAGTTATTGATATAGATGCTGAAACTGGTGGATATAACTTACAAATTGCGTTCTCTACAGGTTATCTTGCAGGATTAAGTGTATAA
- the aroH gene encoding chorismate mutase, whose amino-acid sequence MKVLAIRGATTVSSNTREDILKESALLIKTIIDENKLDIDDIISICFTMTKDLDAVYPAVAVREYLDIVDIPLLNFEEKYVVGSLTKCIRVLMHINSDKNKSDIRHIYLNESKILRPDLSK is encoded by the coding sequence ATGAAAGTATTAGCAATAAGAGGTGCAACAACAGTATCTTCTAATACAAGAGAGGATATATTAAAAGAAAGTGCTTTACTTATAAAAACAATAATAGACGAGAATAAGTTAGATATTGATGATATAATAAGTATATGCTTTACTATGACCAAAGATTTAGATGCTGTATATCCAGCAGTAGCAGTTAGAGAATATTTGGATATAGTTGATATTCCACTATTAAACTTTGAAGAAAAATACGTTGTTGGAAGCTTAACAAAATGTATAAGAGTACTAATGCATATAAATAGTGATAAAAATAAAAGTGATATTAGGCATATATATTTAAATGAGTCTAAGATTTTAAGACCAGATTTATCAAAATAA
- a CDS encoding GNAT family N-acetyltransferase, whose product MSNNSYPQMKVLNTPRCILRPATLNDARDMFEYYSQDIVVRFLPIKKHKNIEETKRFIKTFFLKNYEQGKVGHFAIVYKLDNKTIGNVGFNNIKSSSLEGEIGICINPKYWGKDLSTELASALLKYGFEELNLQKIIAITFEKNNYSRKPLEKLGFIYLGIFKKKLHSSNSNFVTCHRYEISKSDYFKRFNKKYKRND is encoded by the coding sequence ATGAGCAATAATAGTTATCCTCAGATGAAGGTTTTAAATACTCCAAGATGCATCTTAAGGCCCGCTACATTAAATGATGCTCGTGATATGTTTGAGTATTATAGTCAAGATATAGTAGTGAGATTTCTACCAATAAAAAAACATAAAAATATAGAAGAAACAAAAAGGTTTATAAAAACTTTTTTTCTAAAAAATTATGAACAAGGAAAAGTCGGACATTTTGCAATAGTATACAAACTTGATAATAAAACTATCGGAAATGTTGGGTTTAACAATATCAAAAGTTCTTCATTAGAAGGGGAAATAGGTATTTGTATAAATCCTAAATATTGGGGAAAGGATTTATCGACAGAGTTAGCTTCAGCATTATTAAAGTACGGTTTTGAAGAATTAAACTTACAAAAAATTATAGCAATAACATTTGAGAAAAATAATTATTCTAGAAAACCTTTAGAGAAACTAGGTTTTATATACTTAGGTATATTTAAGAAAAAGCTTCATTCTTCTAATTCAAACTTTGTAACTTGCCATAGGTATGAAATTTCTAAATCAGATTACTTTAAAAGATTTAATAAAAAATATAAAAGGAATGATTAA
- the trmB gene encoding tRNA (guanosine(46)-N7)-methyltransferase TrmB codes for MRRRKKKGSDEKLISYTDYVIKDDIEKLKNNWNLKFNNQNPIHVEFGTGRGKFITTLAKQNPDINYIAMEIKEEVLLKAVEKANDANLNNILFVWGNVNNILDYFGEGEIDRVYVNFCDPWPKKRWSKRRLTHKNFLNKYKEILNQNGEIHFKTDNQDLFEFSLNEIASNNWLLKNISLDLAKNNDIENVTTEYEDKFMSQGMKIYRCEASKRD; via the coding sequence GTGAGAAGAAGAAAGAAAAAAGGATCTGATGAAAAATTAATAAGCTATACAGATTATGTAATAAAAGATGATATTGAAAAATTAAAAAATAATTGGAATTTAAAATTTAATAATCAAAATCCTATACATGTAGAGTTTGGTACAGGTAGAGGTAAATTTATAACAACATTAGCTAAACAAAATCCAGATATAAATTATATAGCTATGGAAATTAAAGAAGAAGTTCTTTTAAAGGCAGTAGAAAAAGCTAATGATGCTAATCTTAACAATATCTTATTTGTATGGGGAAACGTAAATAATATACTAGACTATTTCGGTGAAGGTGAAATAGATAGAGTATATGTTAATTTTTGTGATCCTTGGCCTAAGAAAAGATGGTCAAAAAGAAGATTAACACATAAAAACTTCCTTAATAAATATAAAGAAATATTAAATCAAAATGGAGAAATTCACTTTAAGACTGATAACCAAGACTTATTTGAATTTAGTTTAAACGAAATAGCTTCAAATAATTGGTTGTTAAAGAATATATCATTAGATTTAGCTAAAAACAATGATATAGAAAATGTAACTACAGAATATGAAGATAAATTTATGTCACAAGGCATGAAAATATATAGATGTGAAGCTTCAAAAAGAGATTAA
- a CDS encoding Fe-S cluster assembly protein HesB, which yields MKVTLPQTAIDTLNKIVSENQDKPTNIRIYFAGFGCSGPSFGLALDEQNSSDVTYDYDGLHFIMDQAEYAQYGDVTIEDTGYGFRIVVENMPEGGGCSGCGGGCSC from the coding sequence ATGAAGGTTACTTTACCACAAACAGCAATTGATACACTAAACAAAATAGTAAGCGAAAACCAAGATAAACCAACTAACATAAGAATATACTTTGCAGGTTTTGGATGCAGTGGTCCATCTTTTGGTTTAGCTTTAGATGAGCAAAATAGTTCTGATGTAACTTATGACTATGATGGATTACATTTTATAATGGATCAAGCAGAATATGCACAATACGGAGATGTTACAATAGAAGATACTGGATATGGATTTAGAATCGTTGTTGAAAACATGCCTGAAGGTGGCGGTTGCAGCGGTTGTGGCGGTGGTTGCAGCTGTTAA
- a CDS encoding tyrosine-type recombinase/integrase yields MSFVFIRKRSKNYIVYLEYKDPDTGKKKQKNMGSFEKKRDANKKLVELKDAIYNDDFLAPNKTILKNHLMDFLEKYKENLSITTYNSYVRICNKYIIPMIGDIKLEDLRPIHIQDYVDDLVGVLTPQTIKIHINILNLALKRAYKLRLIRENPVEYIEVPKSRKFKNKIYNQEEMVKLLNVSKDTPLELPIVLASGLGLRISEILGLTWDNIDFDEKLITVDKITIRSNGKVVLKSPKTDSSIRTISAPTEVINMLKNHKRKCIELKLKGEIKKNNNFIFFDKNGEPIAQDVLSRKFSRFLNKHNLDHIRFHDLRHSHVTLLINSKIPIKVISERVGHSNINTTLNIYSHVLKEMDKEASDKISENLFKLS; encoded by the coding sequence ATGAGCTTTGTTTTCATAAGAAAAAGAAGTAAAAATTACATTGTTTATTTAGAATATAAAGACCCAGATACCGGAAAGAAAAAGCAAAAAAATATGGGGTCATTCGAAAAGAAAAGAGATGCTAATAAGAAGTTGGTAGAGTTAAAAGATGCGATTTATAATGATGATTTTTTAGCTCCAAATAAAACAATACTGAAAAATCACCTTATGGATTTTTTAGAAAAATATAAAGAAAACTTATCAATAACTACATATAATAGCTATGTTAGAATATGTAATAAATACATAATACCTATGATTGGAGATATAAAATTAGAGGACTTAAGACCTATTCATATTCAAGATTATGTAGATGATTTGGTTGGAGTTTTAACTCCACAAACAATAAAAATCCATATAAATATATTAAATTTAGCTCTAAAGAGAGCCTATAAATTAAGATTGATAAGAGAAAATCCTGTTGAATATATAGAGGTACCTAAGTCTAGAAAATTTAAAAATAAGATATATAATCAAGAAGAAATGGTCAAACTGCTAAACGTTTCTAAGGACACTCCTTTGGAGCTACCTATAGTACTAGCTAGTGGTTTAGGGCTAAGAATATCTGAAATCTTAGGTCTTACTTGGGATAATATAGACTTTGATGAAAAACTAATAACTGTAGATAAAATAACGATTAGATCTAATGGAAAGGTGGTTTTAAAATCTCCTAAGACTGATTCATCAATTAGAACTATCTCTGCCCCAACAGAAGTTATTAACATGCTTAAAAATCATAAGCGAAAATGTATTGAGTTAAAGTTAAAAGGTGAAATTAAAAAGAATAACAACTTTATATTTTTTGATAAAAATGGAGAGCCTATAGCTCAAGATGTATTAAGTAGAAAATTTTCTAGATTTTTAAATAAGCATAATTTGGATCATATTAGATTTCATGATTTAAGACATTCACATGTAACTTTATTAATAAATTCGAAAATTCCTATAAAAGTTATTTCTGAAAGAGTTGGTCATTCAAACATTAATACTACACTGAATATCTACTCGCATGTATTAAAAGAAATGGACAAAGAAGCTTCAGATAAGATTTCAGAAAATTTATTTAAACTAAGTTAA
- a CDS encoding histidine phosphatase family protein, with the protein MANTFYIVRHGETNWNILGKTQGHGNSNLTEKGIEQASTLAEGMKKYPIDYIYTSDLGRAVETANIIADNLNLKAIPTPSLREMGFGVWEGLLMDEIKNNYADIYNAWRNTPHLANIPGGETLEIIKSRVDEFIKDLNEKHDNKHIVLVSHSVTVRVILLSCLNSGLENIYRIKQDNTALNIVEFRNYGPVIIKMNDTSHFKTNYSTKKSALE; encoded by the coding sequence ATGGCAAATACATTCTACATAGTAAGACATGGAGAAACTAACTGGAATATATTAGGTAAAACTCAAGGACATGGAAATTCTAATCTTACTGAAAAAGGTATAGAACAAGCATCTACTTTAGCAGAAGGTATGAAAAAATATCCTATAGATTATATTTATACAAGTGATTTAGGTAGAGCTGTAGAAACAGCTAATATCATAGCAGATAATTTGAATTTAAAAGCTATTCCTACTCCAAGTTTAAGGGAAATGGGATTTGGTGTATGGGAAGGTTTATTAATGGATGAAATAAAAAACAATTATGCTGATATTTATAATGCTTGGAGAAATACACCTCACTTAGCAAATATTCCAGGTGGCGAAACTTTAGAGATTATAAAAAGTAGAGTTGATGAGTTTATTAAAGATTTAAATGAAAAACATGATAATAAGCATATTGTACTTGTTAGCCATTCTGTAACAGTAAGAGTTATTTTATTATCTTGTTTAAATTCTGGACTTGAAAATATATATAGAATAAAACAAGATAACACAGCATTAAACATTGTTGAATTTAGAAATTATGGTCCTGTTATAATAAAAATGAATGATACAAGCCATTTTAAAACTAATTATAGTACCAAAAAATCCGCTTTAGAATAG
- a CDS encoding magnesium transporter CorA family protein — protein MYILDLTMNNILSVITDDFYKKDDYYLILCKPEELKILKDPLEIDERTFEECLEFDDNMKLDIFDKYDFVSLNTYKLKGRKIYIEEVNMYFADHFILMVVEDKHFLYTYLKDIILNKRSLSTNPIVYLYKINYLILKKIMLNGFENLEYIEDMILEVEDNMMDSVYDYHMADINELRNLTRIMVKNTRPLLYVGDRILKDNIRYMKTSDIKKYNIDNLQGIDFGIDKLYAFAISTRELADKLLDIYASQMAEKTNSLITKLTVLTGIASPLTIITGIYGMNFKYMPELNYYYSYPITILIMILIILIGLLVFKKKNIF, from the coding sequence ATGTATATATTAGATTTAACTATGAATAATATTTTAAGCGTTATAACTGATGATTTCTATAAAAAAGATGACTACTATCTTATTCTATGTAAACCAGAAGAATTAAAAATTCTTAAGGATCCTTTAGAAATTGATGAGAGAACTTTTGAAGAATGTTTAGAATTTGATGATAATATGAAGTTAGATATATTTGATAAATATGATTTTGTAAGCCTTAATACTTATAAACTTAAAGGTAGAAAAATTTACATAGAAGAAGTTAATATGTATTTTGCAGATCACTTTATACTTATGGTTGTAGAAGATAAACATTTTCTTTATACATATTTAAAAGATATTATATTAAATAAGCGATCATTAAGTACAAACCCTATTGTATATCTTTATAAAATTAATTATTTAATATTAAAAAAAATAATGTTAAATGGTTTTGAAAACTTAGAATATATTGAAGATATGATTTTAGAAGTAGAAGATAATATGATGGATAGTGTATATGATTATCATATGGCTGACATAAATGAATTAAGAAACTTAACAAGGATTATGGTAAAAAATACAAGACCATTACTTTATGTAGGTGATAGAATACTTAAAGATAATATTAGATATATGAAAACCTCTGATATAAAAAAATACAATATAGATAATCTACAAGGTATAGATTTTGGTATAGACAAACTCTACGCTTTTGCTATTTCAACTAGAGAGCTTGCTGATAAATTGCTAGATATCTATGCTTCACAGATGGCGGAAAAAACTAACTCTTTAATAACTAAATTAACTGTATTAACAGGTATAGCATCCCCACTTACAATAATTACTGGAATATATGGCATGAACTTCAAATACATGCCAGAACTTAATTACTATTATAGTTATCCAATTACTATACTAATAATGATTCTAATAATATTAATAGGTTTATTAGTATTTAAAAAAAAGAATATATTCTAG